In the genome of Eschrichtius robustus isolate mEscRob2 chromosome 12, mEscRob2.pri, whole genome shotgun sequence, one region contains:
- the PGC gene encoding gastricsin codes for MKWMVVALVCLQTLEAAVIKVPVKKLKSIRETMKEKGILEDFLRTHKYDPAQKYRFNDFSVASEPMDYMDAAYFGEISIGTPPQNFLVLFDTGSSNLWVPSVYCQSQACTSHTRFNPSLSSTYSSNGQTFSLQYGSGSLTGFFGYDTLTVQGIQVPNQEFGLSENEPGTNFLYAKFDGIMGMAYPALSMGRATTALQGMLQEGALTSPVFSFYLSSQQGSQDGGAVIFGGVDSSLYTGQIYWAPVTQELYWQIGIEEFLIGDQATGWCSQGCQAIVDTGTSLLTVPQQFMSSLLQATGANEDQYGQFLVDCSNIQSLPTLTFIINGVQFPLPPTSYILNNDDSFCMVGVEATYLPSQNGQPLWILGDVFLRSYYSVYDLGNNRVGFATAA; via the exons ATGAAGTGGATGGTGGTGGCCTTGGTCTGCCTCCAGACCTTGGAGGCGGCCGTGATCAA AGTCCCCGTGAAGAAATTAAAGTCCATCCGTGAGACCATGAAGGAGAAGGGGATACTGGAGGACTTCCTGAGGACCCACAAGTACGACCCCGCCCAGAAGTACCGCTTTAATGACTTCAGCGTGGCCTCCGAGCCCATGGACTACATGGAC gcTGCCTACTTTGGTGAGATCAGCATCGGGACCCCACCACAGAACTTCCTGGTCCTTTTTGATACTGGCTCCTCCAACCTGTGGGTGCCCTCTGTCTACTGCCAGAGCCAGGCCTGCA CCAGCCACACCCGCTTCAACCCCAGCCTGTCCTCCACCTACTCCAGCAATGGGCAGACCTTCTCCCTGCAGTATGGCAGTGGCAGCCTCACCGGCTTCTTCGGCTATGACACTCTGACA gTCCAGGGCATCCAGGTCCCCAACCAGGAGTTCGGCCTGAGCGAGAACGAGCCGGGTACCAATTTCCTCTACGCGAAGTTCGATGGCATCATGGGCATGGCCTACCCTGCCCTGTCCATGGGCAGGGCCACCACCGCCCTGCAGGGCATGCTGCAGGAGGGTGCCCTCACCAGCCCAGTCTTCAGCTTCTACCTCAGCAG CCAGCAGGGCTCTCAGGACGGGGGAGCAGTCATCTTCGGGGGTGTGGACAGCAGCCTGTACACGGGGCAGATCTACTGGGCCCCCGTCACCCAGGAGCTGTACTGGCAGATTGGCATTGAGGA GTTCCTCATTGGTGACCAGGCCACAGGCTGGTGCTCCCAGGGCTGCCAGGCCATCGTGGACACTGGCACATCTCTGCTCACCGTGCCCCAGCAGTTCATGAGCTCCCTTCTGCAGGCCACAGGGGCCAACGAGGACCAGTATGGACAG TTTCTCGTGGACTGTAGCAACATCCAGAGCCTGCCCACCCTCACGTTCATCATCAATGGTGTGCAGTTCCCTCTGCCGCCCACTTCCTACATCCTCAAT AACGACGACAGCTTTTGCATGGTGGGGGTCGAGGCCACCTACCTGCCCTCCCAGAACGGCCAGCCCCTGTGGATCCTTGGGGACGTCTTCCTCAGGTCCTACTACTCCGTCTATGACTTGGGCAACAACAGGGTGGGCTTTGCCACCGCCGCCTAG